GCACGGTGCACAAGAATGTTACTCTGGTACAGGCAGGAAAAACGCCAAGTCCTCAGCCCAGAAATGAAAGCCTAGTACTCTCCAGTTCTGCCCACAAAAATGCTGGTAAAATAAACAAAGGAAAAGAGCCCAGATTTCTCCACAGAAATGGCACCCGGGCATTGTTGCAAAAAGAGAACCTCTCTTCCCACAGGAACACCAGCAGCTGGCTATCATCAGGAAAGGAACATGGCACCCTCCACAGAAATGCTAGCCACACCCTGGCGTGGAAGGAGCGGAGCATCCTCACTAGGAACAGCACTCGGGCACAGGGAACAAAAGAGCCTCCGTTTTCCCACAGGAATTCCAGCCAGGCTGTATCTGGGAAAGAGCATGACATACCCTCCACAAATACCACTTGGACACAGCCATGGCAAAAGCGGAGAAATGCGAGCCATGCACAGGCAAACAAGAGGCCCAGCGTCACTCACAGAAATGCCAGCTGGGTAGGGCCAGGAAACAGGCATGGCACCCCACACAGGAATACCAGCTGGGTTGAAGCCAAGAAGGAGCCCAGCCTTGCCTATAAGAATGTCAGCTGGGCACTGCCACAGAAAAAGCTCAGCCTTTCCCTCAGGAATGCTAGCCAGGCACTGCCATTGGGAAAGCCCAGTTTCCCCCATAGAAATTCCAGCTGGGTACCACCAAGGAAGAGGCATGGTAGCCAGCACAGGAATGGCAGCTGGGCAGAGGTCAAAAGGGAGCACAAAGCTTCCCACAGGAATGCCAGCTGGACAGTGCCAAGGAAAGAGCCTGGTTCTTCCTACAGCAATGTCAGCCGAGCATTGAAAGAGACGGGGCATAGAACCCTGCACCAAACAGGTGGCCAGACATGGTCAGAAAATACACCAAGTGTTCGCTTCATGAATGCCACCCAAACAGAGGCTGTGAAAGAAAAAAGCTCCTCCCACAAGAATGTCTTCCAGGCAGGGACAGGcatgccaaaatggcggctggcaTTTCCAAAGGAAAGAGATGAACCCATCCTGCCATCTCTGCCCACAACTTGCCTCCTTTCTGAACATGCCATCGCTTGTGGCAATGCCCGCTTGAAACATGTGCCAAAACTGAATGACCCTGTCCTCAAGACCCTCTACCTGGCAGGTGAGTCTCTGAGATAGGCAAGGAGTTTCCCATTCACATGTGCCTCCATTACCTGACAGGGGTGCAGATTCCCCCTAAGCAATTGAAGAATTcccccttcattttactgaaccTCCTCCCCAAAGTGTTAACTTTTCACCTCCCCCAAAGTGTTTTCCTTTCCCCAGCTATGAAACAGTATTTTTATCTCCCCCTAAAATTAAAAACTGCTTCCcctaaaacatatttttctccctccaaaaatgtatttctttcccccctcaaaaatgTGAGGAGTTGTGCCTCCTCAAGCTTTTCTTCTCTCTGTACCCCTGTTCCTGGATGTACATCTACAACCGGGTGACTGGACCATTCACTTATCTgtcaccctaacctacttcacatggtggttgtgaggaaaaacataaccatgtacaccactctgggctcctcagagaaagattggggtatatattattatttttaattactttttacatttatattccgcttttcctccaaggagcccagagtactacatacttgagtttctctttcacaacaaccctgtgaagtaggttaggctgagagagaagtgactggcccagagtcacccaacaagtttcatggctgaatggggatttgaactcggtctccccggtcctagtccagcatgctaaccactacaccacgctggctcacatacacgtgcacgcacacaccttCTTTTTCCTCGTCTTTTCCCTAGTGTATGTACTCTGCTATCTCACAATGGAGCAAGGTGGACTTGTGCCTGCTGGCACAGAGGGCATTACAAAGAGGGGCAAGTgtaatgccatctggcccagcagGATTAGCCTGTTCTGCACTCTTTTGCCCACCTTgaaccagggctctgtggtggacCAAAGACAGCTAGAGCTGTAGTTCTCTGAGTTCTGGGACTATCCTGAGGTCTAGTAACATTCCTTTCTTCAGACATGCACCCAACCAAATATGTAGGAATTATAAACAAAACTTTTGTATCTAATTTCATTTGTCTCTTCTGTGGATTACATTATTAAATCTAAAGTATTAGACAAATAATTATGAGTACCCAGACATTGCTACCACCTGGAATCAAATTTCATGCAAAGAATACAACACATAGAAGTATAATATGTTTCCTTTGACGGGAGACAAAATGAGTATCATTTTTAAGAGAGCCAATGATAGTTTGCGAGAAATGAACTTCCCATGCACATTTCTTttatctagggttgccaacatttcattgccagaatgagggacacaactgtggggggctggggggcgcGCGCTGGTTCGAGGGCCggcaggtgtatgcagtggtgATCAAGAGtctgagtatcattgatgtatatgtaattgaattctATGCTATTGAATAGTGCCGGCATTgcagggagaaagcagaaaggaggaggaggatcagcaaacctgcccctccccctggaTCTGCATATAGGGCCCCtccagagagaaagggagggagaggtgaAGGGGGCCAAGGGGTTGCTGTGAGagaaaaagcaggagaaaaaggaaattTAAGAATGGAATTGGTGGTGGGGTTATTCCCAGCCAGAAAGTAAAGAGTTAGTCTCTAGGGAGGATTCATATGTAAATGGATTCTCTGCATGCCTGCTTTTATGTCAGGCAGGAACAgaggcaaactgttctcaaactTCAGAAAATCAGCTACTTTTTCACGACGGACATAGAACGTTGTAAGCGTGTAAAGTCAAGATAAGATCCAATGCTGTGCGAACAGCACCTTATGCAAGACGGTGTCCAACCCAGATCATATGAACGTACATCAAGCCTATACAAAATTGCAAAGCATTTTTAAGAagctgtctggaaaccacccagatATAGAAGGAAACCATGATTTCTCACTATGGGAACAAGTCTAAGGGAGATGCAGGCTCAAACACTCTCCCCTGCTCCTATTTTCTGcatgagaggagaagagagacaaCATCCACTTTTGGtttgaaataaaccacagttccacattatgttCAAATTCAGGGAACCGTGGCTTAGTTCAAACCACAGATAGGAAAACGAACAAACTATAGTTTGGAGGATCGGCATGTGAAGTGTTGACCCAGCTCTTGTGTTGCTATTACAATATCCAAAGAAGGTCTCTGAATAGTCTTTCCTCTTCCCTGTAACTACTTTGGGAGTCATTTCATTAAGCAGGAGCATCATTAGGGGGCCCACCCCCacagtgaatggctcagagccccaaatttCATCAACcacccacctccctcctccatgacctcttccagaaaggaagtgcagcaatgGAGgcgcctgcacagagcaggggagagagctccCAGCCTCACCTAGCACTCTGCTGCCTCCATCTTCATagatgctgtattataatattaaggtgaagtgtgccgacaagtcgatttcaactcctggcgcccacagagccctgtggttttctttggtagaatacaggaggggtttaccattctgtcctcccgcacagtatgagatgacgcctttcagcatcttcctatatcgctgctgcccgataaagtaccagtggggatttgaaccggcaaccttctgcttgttagtcaagcatttccccgctgcgccattagagaCTTCAAAAAACATATGTAATtaagctgtggggtggggggagtatgattgagtttaattatcaaaagggggttGTGGACTGGaccctggatcttttaagaacCTAGCAATGTCCCATCTTTAACATCCTTCACCAGCACCCTTTTATGCTTTCCCAGAGAATGAGATCACCAGTGTCCCAGCTGAGATTTTCTTTGGATTGCCCAATCTGGAATGGCTGGATCTCAGCAAGAACAAGCTGGATATGGCAGGTCTGCACCCAGAAGCTTTCCAGGTAAGTGACTAGGACAGACTACCTTGCTAATGCCaatgaaagaaggaagggaacCAGGCAATAATGCtttccataatttttttttaaaaatttctgggTCTCAGTTTCCCAGCAAGTGAAAACTCAGCAATCCATCACTGCTCATAGTAATAGGCATTAATTCATTGAATTAACAGGCATCCAGAATCATGTCTGTATTGGTTTGGTCAATGCTAGCCACATGTAGGTGTAACACTAAACCAAGTGCATGAGCAGAGCCAAGAGGGGTGCATTTGGGGAGAAAACAGTATAAAATGAAAGGGTTACGCACTTCTGCACAAAGGTCGAATATGAAtctgatggatatttatataccgcttttcaacaaaagttcccaaagtggtttacatagatataaataaataaagtgtctccttgtccccaaagggctcacaatctaaaaaaagaaacataagatagacagtagcaacagccacaggaggaatgctggggatggagagggccagttgctctccccctgctaaaaaaagtgAATTGTCACTTTATAAAGTGTCTCTTTACTTTAGTTAGCAGTTAGGTCCTGTTGCAAACTGCTGTCCCTACAGCTGATATTTTAAAAGCtggctgtgtgtgcatgtgtgtgtcccAAACTAGTACCATCTTCTGACTGGCAGTAGATCTCCAAAATctcaatagggttgccatattctggctttccaaatctgggtgcctgatttgcatattatataaactggcttgaaaataatttttgtgcagaatagtgactgcacgttttgttccataactccgcttctactcCTGCCATATCTAGCTtagctttaaacaaacaaacaaacaaacaatgaaaacTGAAAtacgggcaaatctgggtgggctaagcaatatgggtgagatgcttaaaatctgggtgaaaccctaAATTTTGGGGGGTATGGCAACTCTACATGTAAAGAGCTTTCCTACAATTGCTACCTGAGATCAGTGTAATGTCATTGCCAGGGTGGACCATGCAAACTTGTGCATACAAAGCAGGATCCTCAAGACAGTAATAACCAGACTCTACCCAAACCTGTAGGAATCTGAGTAaggtgctatattctctctactattgcaaccacacattctttTGTACGTGGCCGTGTTTTAtcaggaaattctattcactgctgtATTGCTTTTGTAAATCATATGCTAAACaatctctaataaaagtcaatctatATCATTTCTTAATTATATCAGAGTTGATCTCaaatcttctccccacccccatacagAATCTCACTAAGCTGAAGCGTCTGAATCTGGATGGGAATCAGCTCACCACAATCCCAGCCTTACCCTCTTCATTACAGGAACTAAAGTTGAACGACAATAATTTAGAAGGACTGCAGAGGCACAGCTTCCGAGGTGGgggttctttctctttttttaaaaaaaatgagttcCAATAGCTGGTAGTAGAATTCTGCATATGCTCACATGGCCCATGGAAACGATTTATTTTACTTATCATGGTTATTTTAAAGATCTATACCCGCTtttcaatcaaatcaatcttcaaggtggcttacaacagatTATAACAAAACAGTACAAAGCAATTAACTCATCTCTTGGTGTTTGGAAGGCTAAGAGAGGAAGGCTAAATCTTAAAGATTCAATGTTAAAACCTCTGGTGTTtctgctgtcactgctgctgtCCTTGTGGAGCCTGCTGCAGGAAACTCAGGAAATGCATGTTACTTCCCAGGAAATGCCCTGCACTGCTAAGCAGCACCTAACCTTCAGCACACCAGAGGGTGCTTACCTTCcaatccagcagcagcaggcacagtGGAATCAGGCCCATAGGCATAAAATAAAGTACTAGACTGACAGTCCTTTGACTGGCGAAGATTAGATGCTTTTTACACAGCTTCTCCCCTTCACTAGAGAGTAAATGTGTCAGCTGCTTGTAGAAGAAAAGGAATCCAGGACTTTTTATTAGCTGTTATTTGGCAGTAGTATGCCCCCACTTgcacaaacaaacacacccaaACACCAAAGCTAGAATCAAAGGCAAGGGTTCGTGCTCTTTTACACTCTAGTCTTATTGGGCTGAAAATGTGTTCTTTTTCTGGCTTCTGAAAAATAGGTTTTAAATGAACCGCCCAGGTactttttgtatagggcagtatataaatgcactgaatgaatgaatgaatgaatgaatgaatgaataataaataagtgcTGTGCACATCTTTTCTGCATAAGGAGGAGAGGAAAAAACCTGTCCCATATTATCGACAtattgcaggtgggagtgggtaGAATTAGGCTGAACAACATTATGTCCATATTACAGGGAGTGGGAAGCTGAGAGATAGTggtttacaacagccctgcagtgTAGTCCAGTGTTGCTATCTCCATATTAGATCTGGAGTGGGGCAGAGGCTGACTGGCTTATTACAATCTTGTCATGTTAACACCCCCATAATgcagaccggggtgggggtgggggtgggctgaggAAGGCTGTTTTACAACAACCCAGCAATGCAGTCCACTGTTTTTATTCCCATATTGAAGATTGGGGTGGAAATTACATTCAGCCTATATTATGACCTCCCCATTCTGAATCTGTACCAAATACA
Above is a window of Hemicordylus capensis ecotype Gifberg chromosome 2, rHemCap1.1.pri, whole genome shotgun sequence DNA encoding:
- the LOC128347251 gene encoding extracellular matrix protein 2-like; the protein is MRQREGKSSVVKNSVLRRKEATVSHLDGQNLWKGDAAKKELAKVEKKVLGSRKMEANSTTTKPESTGSNASLAPAGGIYPQRGVTHHAKKTLVKEHGAPQRAQARKDYGTVHKNVTLVQAGKTPSPQPRNESLVLSSSAHKNAGKINKGKEPRFLHRNGTRALLQKENLSSHRNTSSWLSSGKEHGTLHRNASHTLAWKERSILTRNSTRAQGTKEPPFSHRNSSQAVSGKEHDIPSTNTTWTQPWQKRRNASHAQANKRPSVTHRNASWVGPGNRHGTPHRNTSWVEAKKEPSLAYKNVSWALPQKKLSLSLRNASQALPLGKPSFPHRNSSWVPPRKRHGSQHRNGSWAEVKREHKASHRNASWTVPRKEPGSSYSNVSRALKETGHRTLHQTGGQTWSENTPSVRFMNATQTEAVKEKSSSHKNVFQAGTGMPKWRLAFPKERDEPILPSLPTTCLLSEHAIACGNARLKHVPKLNDPVLKTLYLAENEITSVPAEIFFGLPNLEWLDLSKNKLDMAGLHPEAFQNLTKLKRLNLDGNQLTTIPALPSSLQELKLNDNNLEGLQRHSFRGLSKLLTLELEGNQLHDGNVLPTTFKPLSKLIYLRLDRNRFRAIPSGLPASLQELHLDSNRIEEVTEGVLNKTLNLTVLVLSNNKLQEDHIAPRAWIDLPKLEALDLSHNRLAHVPSFLPRHLKQLTLHHNRIERIPGYVFAHMKPGLEFLHLSHNVLQDDGIHAVSFLGLYRSLAELLLDNNQLRAIPRGILNLKGLQVLRLSHNRIRHVPLNSVCDTRVSEDSNIVSMHLENNLIDRRRIPPTAFSCIKAYHSVVLRPQQHEEDYY